GTTCGACTGACCTACGGAGCGGTGGCCACGGCCTTGCGGGCGCGCTCGATGCCGTCGTCGTCGATGTCGTGGTGCGTCACGAAACGCAGGACCCCGGGGGCGATGGTGCCTGCGGCGACGCCTTCGCTCGCGAGGTGAGCGAGGACGGCGTCGGGGTCGGCATGGTGCCAAGTGACGACGTTGGTGGCGATGCGGGCGGGGTCGCAGCCGCTGTCGGGCCAGCGTTCGGCCACGGCGTCGGCCAGGCGGCGGGCCCGGGCGTGGTCGTCGGCCAGCCGCTCGACCATGGCCTGGAGGGCGACGAGCCCGGCGGCGGCGATCACGCCCGCTTGGCGCATGCCGCCGCCGAGTCGTTGGCGCTCGCCGCGGGCGGCGTCGATCAGGTCGGCAGGGCCGGCGAGGACGGAGCCGACGGGGGCGCAGAGGCCCTTGGAGAGGCAGCACATGACGGTGGTGGCGTTGGCGGCGTAGTCGGCCGCGGTGATGCCGGTGGCGACTTCGGCGTTGAACAGGCGGGCGCCGTCGAGGTGGACGGGCAGGTCGCCGGCGGCGGCTCGGACGGCCCGCATGGCGTCGAGCGGCCATGGCGCGCCGTCGGCGGGCATGTGGGTGTTCTCGATGCAGACGAGGCTCGGGGTGGGCTGGTGGTGTGCTGCGGCGGCGATGGTGGCGGTGACGGCCGTGGGGTCGATGGTGCCGTCGTCGTCGTCGACGGTGGTGAACTGCACGCCCGCGTTGCGGCCCGCCGCGCCGTTCTCGTAGAGGACGATGTGCTGGCGCTTGCCGGCGATCACCGTGGTGCCCGCGGTCGTGAGCAGTCGGACGGCGAGCTGGTTGGCCATGGTGCCCGAGGGGACGTAGAGGGCGGCCTCCTTGCCGACCCGGGCGGCGAAGGCGTCCTGCAGGGCGTTGACGGTGGGGTCCTCGCCGTACACGTCGTCGCCGACCTCGGCGTCGGCCATGGCGCGGCGCATCTCGGGGGTGGGACGGGTGACGGTGTCGGAGCGGAGGTCGATCACGCCCATGCGGTCAGGCTAGACCTGCCGTGGTGGACGACCTGCAGCCCCTTCTGGAACTCGCCGTCGATGTCGCGCACCGGGCCGGTGCGCTGTTGCTCGACGGGCTCGACTCGGTGCGCACGACGGTCGAGACCAAGTCGACGCGCACCGACATGGTCACCGAGATGGACCGGGCCAGCGAGCGGCTGGTCGTCACCGCACTGCGGGAGGCGCGGCCCGACGACGCCCTGCTCGGCGAGGAAGGGACGTCGTCGGGCGGCACGTCGGGCGTGCGGTGGGTGGTCGACCCCCTCGACGGCACTACCAACTACCTGTACGGGTTTCCTGCATGGGCGGTGTCGGTGGCGGCCGAAGTCGAGGGGGCGTCGGCGGTGGGCGTGGTGCACGACCCGGTGCACGGCGAGACGTTCACCGCCGTGCGGGGGCAGGGCGCGTGGTGCAACGGCGAGCGGCTGGCGGTGGCGGGCGCACCCGACTTGGCCACTGCACTGGTGGGGACGGGGTTCTCCTACGACGCCGTGCGCCGGGGCGAACAGGCGGCGCTGCTGGCCCGGGTGCTGCCCGTGGTGCGCGACATCCGGCGGGCGGGGGCCGCGGCCCTGGACCTGTGCTGGGTGGGGCTGGGACGGCTCGACGCTTTCTTCGAACGGGGGCTGGCGCCGTGGGACTCCGCCGCCGGCTCGCTGGTGGCGGCCGAGGCCGGCGCCTTGGTCGAACAGTTGCCGGACGGGACGTGGGTGGCCGCTGCGCCCCAGTTGTTCGAGCCGTTGCGGGCCTTGCTGGCGGCGGCCGACGGCCTCAGAGGCCCAGGAACAGGCGAGTGACGCGGTCGCGGACGGCCGTGGGCGTGAAGGTGTTGGCGAAGGCCGCCATCTGGGCGTCGATGCCGACGAGGTAGCGGGCCCGGGGCGCACGGGAGTCGAGGGCCGAGGCGATGACCTTGGCCACGGTGGCGGGGTCGCCCATGACCGGCTCGGTCAGGCGGATGGCCTGCAGGCTGCGCCGGTAGGAGGAGGCGTAGCGGGTTCCCGCCTCCTCGCGTTTGGCCACGTCGCGTTCGGTGTCCTCCCAGATGCCGGTGCGGAAGCCGCCGGGCTCCACGAGCACGACGCGGATGTTGTCCTTGGCGACCTCCATGCGCAGGGCGTCGCTGGCCGCTTCGAGGGCGTGCTTGGCCGCCGTGTACCAGCCCGCGAAGGGGGCGGTGGCCCGGCCT
The sequence above is drawn from the Acidimicrobiales bacterium genome and encodes:
- a CDS encoding GntG family PLP-dependent aldolase; protein product: MGVIDLRSDTVTRPTPEMRRAMADAEVGDDVYGEDPTVNALQDAFAARVGKEAALYVPSGTMANQLAVRLLTTAGTTVIAGKRQHIVLYENGAAGRNAGVQFTTVDDDDGTIDPTAVTATIAAAAHHQPTPSLVCIENTHMPADGAPWPLDAMRAVRAAAGDLPVHLDGARLFNAEVATGITAADYAANATTVMCCLSKGLCAPVGSVLAGPADLIDAARGERQRLGGGMRQAGVIAAAGLVALQAMVERLADDHARARRLADAVAERWPDSGCDPARIATNVVTWHHADPDAVLAHLASEGVAAGTIAPGVLRFVTHHDIDDDGIERARKAVATAP
- a CDS encoding inositol monophosphatase family protein; the encoded protein is MDDLQPLLELAVDVAHRAGALLLDGLDSVRTTVETKSTRTDMVTEMDRASERLVVTALREARPDDALLGEEGTSSGGTSGVRWVVDPLDGTTNYLYGFPAWAVSVAAEVEGASAVGVVHDPVHGETFTAVRGQGAWCNGERLAVAGAPDLATALVGTGFSYDAVRRGEQAALLARVLPVVRDIRRAGAAALDLCWVGLGRLDAFFERGLAPWDSAAGSLVAAEAGALVEQLPDGTWVAAAPQLFEPLRALLAAADGLRGPGTGE